Within Deltaproteobacteria bacterium, the genomic segment GCTCGCGCAGCAGCAGCACCCCGCCGTCGCTGCTCGCGTGCTCCGCGTCGAACCGGCCCACCACGGGCCGTCGTCCCAGCGGCGAAAACTCAAGCTGCGTCGCGCTACACTCTGTCTGCACAGGTCGGCCCTTTCTGTTGGCCCGTTTTGTCTTGCAACTCAACGGTTAACAGAAGTCAGCCGGCCTGTGCTCGTTTGAGTGGTGAGAAATCCAGGCTAGTTGCAAAACCCCCGATGACGACCATCAAGCTGTGTCGCGGGAGCCCACGGTGCCGGACATCGAGATCCACTGGGATCATCTGGAAGAGGTTTCGGAAGCACAGAAGGCTGAAGCTGAGGCGCGGCTCCGCGCTCTCGCGACACAGCACGACGACCTGCTCTCGCTGCGCGTGAGCGGCCGCTACTCCGCGCATCACCGGCGCGGAGACCGCGAGGTGCGGATCGTGGGCAAGGCGAAGGGGAGGGATCTCTTCGTCTCGCGTTCGCGTCCGGAGCTCAGCCGCGCGCTGCACGACGCGGTCGACGCCTTCGAGCACGAGGCGCGAAACCTGCGCTCGCGACGTGTCGCACGTCCGCCGCAGCGGCGTGACTCTCCGCCTCACCTGGGTCTGGTCGACCGGGTGCTGGTCGGCGAGGGCTACGGCTTCATCGTCACCGACGACGGACGGTCGGTCTACTTCCATCGCAACGCGGTCTCCGGCGGGCTCGCGTTCGAGCGGCTCGAGGAAGGGCAGCGGATCCGCCTGAATCTCGAGCCCGGCGAAGAGGGACTGCAGGCGACGGTCGTGCTGCCGGCGCCGCCCGACACGCCGTCTCCCTGACTCGAGCCGCATGGTCCGGCCGGCTCTCTCGCTCCTGCTCGCCGCCGTCGCGCTGCTCCCGGCCTGCATCGTGGGCCGCTACAGCGAGGGCGAGACGATCGCGGACGAGCAGATCCCGCGGATCGTGCCGGGCGAGACGACCAAGCGCGAGATCTTGGACTGGTTCGGCTCGCCGGAGCGGTTCAGCGAGTCCGCGTTCGTCGAGAAGTACCTGACGGATCAGGAGCTGGTGCCGGGTCCCGTTCTCGACCTGCCGTTCGCCGACGTGCTCGTGTACCGCTTCACCGAGGGTCGGCTGCGCGGGATCGTGATGATCCTGTTCAACCACATCCGGCTCGACGTCGCCAGCGACACGCTGATCGTCTACTTCGACGATCAGGACCGCGTGCTCTACTACGGCTGGCGCAAGGGCACCGATGTCCTGCGCTAGCACGCTCGGCGTGCTGCTCGCGCTCGCGCTCTCGACCGCGTGCACGATCGAGCGCGCCTACATGGGCAACGAGTTCGAGGGCCCGCCGGACGGGCGCATCGTCGTCGGACAGACGACCAAGCGCGAGATCCTCGAGCTGCTCGGACCCCCCGATCGCATCCAGCGCCAGTACGACGGCGACGTCTTCGTGTACGCCTACGTGCGCAGGAACGCGACCAGCATCACCATCGAAGAGCCCCTGTTCACGAACCTGACCATCTTCTCGTACCAGAAGTCGCAGGAGAAGAGCGACCGGATGGTCGTGCTCTTCGACCGCGCCGGCCTCGTCCTCGGCCTGGGCTTTCGCCGCGGCACCGAGCAGCTGGAGCGGTTCTAGCCGCTCAGTCCTTCCAGTTTTCGACGAGCTCGAGCAGATCGAAGGCGGAGATCACGCCCACGAGCTGCGTGTCGTGCGAGACGAAGACGCGGTGGATGCGGTGCTCGCGCAGCGCGCGCGCGACCAGCGGGATCGGCGTCTCCGGCGCGACGGTCAGGACCTCGACCGTCATCACGTCCTCGGCGCGGATCTCGCGGAGCCGATCCTGGAAGTCCTCGGGGCCGGAGGCCCAGTCTGGAGAGGAGTAGGGCAGCAGATCGCGAAAGTAGTCCTGCGCGACGCGGCCCGAGTCGTGCTCCTCTTCGACCGCGCGAATCAGGTCGGTCGAGGTGATCACGCCGAGCAGCGTCCCGTCGTCGTCGACGACCGGAGCGCCGCTGATCTCCTCTTCCGTGAACAGCCGGTGGACGTCGAGCAGCGGCGTGGAAGGCCCCACGCTCACGATGCCGGTCTGCATCACGTCTTGCGCCTTCGGGATCATGCTACGGTCCTCCTCGAGATTGGGCTTGCAGGGGGCGTGCCGCCAACGGCACGGAGCTTGCGGGTTCGGGGACGGGATGTCAGCCGACGACGATCGCGTTGAGCCGCTCGAGCCGGGGCTCGTCGCGGGTCTTTCGACTCGCGAGGCCTATCCCGAGGACGCGAGCGCGGCGCTCGGCGTGCAGCAGATCCAGACGCACCTCTCGCACGTGTTCCTCAGCGCCGATCGCGTCTACAAGCTGCACAAGGCGGTGCGCTTCGGCTTCGTCGACTTCTCGACCCGCGCGAAGCGCAACGCGGACTCGCTGCGCGAGCTGCGCCTGAACCGCCGCCTGGCGCGGAGCGTGTACCTCGGTGTCGCAGCCATCGAGCGAGCCGATGGGACGCTCCGCCTCGGGCCGCTTCGAGAGGACCTGGCCCCGGCGCCCGTGGGGGGTGCGATCGCGGAGCACTGCGTGGTCATGCGGCGCTTGCCGGAGGGGCGGGACGCGCTCTCGATGCTGGAGCGCGGCGCGCTCAACGAGGCGCACGTCGACGCGATCGCCGCACGGATCGCCGAGTTCCACGCCGCGAACGGGCTCGGCGCGCCGGCTCCGTTCTCGCGCGAGGCCTGGCTCGAGAGAGTCGCGGCACCGGTGCGCGAGTCCTTTGGCGAGGTCGGGCGCGACGGCGTCTTCGCCACGCGAGCGCGCGCCGCGGGGGCGATCGCCGAGTCGGTTCTCGCCCGCGACGCGCAGCGCTTCGAACGCCGGCGCCTCGCGGGACGCGTCGTCGACGGGCATGGCGATCTGCACCTGGCGCACGTCTGGTTCGAGCGCGACGACGAGGCGCCGCTCGCGATCGACTGCCTCGAGTTCCGCGACGACTACCGCCAGATCGACGCGGCCTCGGAGGTCGCGTTCCTCGCCATGGACCTCGAGTACCGCGGGCGTCGCGACCTGGCCGAGCGATTCCTGCGCCGCTACGCCGAGGCGAGCGACGATTGCGATTTGTACGGGGTGGTCGATTTCTTCACGGCGTACCGCGCGGCCGTGCGCGCGAAGGTCGCCTGCCTCGCCGCGCGCGACGCGGCAGTTCCCTCCGCGCAGCGCGCGCACGCCGAGTACAGCGCCGAGCGTCACCTCGCGCTCGCCGAGGGCGCGCTCGCGGAGCCGCGGCCGGGAAGCGTGGTCGCGATGGCGGGGATCGTCGGGAGCGGGAAGAGCAGCGTCGCGCAGGCGCTGGCCGACGCGACCGGCGGGGTGGTGATCGCCTCCGACCGGGTCCGCAAGCGCCAGGCCGGGATCGAACCGACCGCGCGCGGTCACACCGAGATCTACACCGAAGCGCGTACCCGCGCGACCTACGTCGGGCTGCTCGAGCGCGCCGTGCCGGTCGTCCGCTCGGGGCGACTGGCGATCCTCGACGCGACCTACGCCCGGGCGAGCCTCCGCCACGAGCTTCGCGCCTGGGCCTCGAGTCACGGGGTCGCGAGCTTTCTGATCGAGGCGACCTGTGCGGAGCCGCTCGCGCGCGCCCGGCTCGAGAAGCGAAGCCGCGCCGGAAGCGATGTGTCGGACGCTGGCCCCGAGCTGTACCCGTCGAGCGCGGCGGGCTACGAGCCGCCCGATGAATGGCCGGCCGCGCTTCGCGCGCGGGTTCGCACCGACGAAGACGGCTGGCGCGCGGCGGTTTCGGACGTGGCGAAGCGCTTCGGGCTCGGCCAGCCGGTCGCGCGAATCGCGGGCGGAGCGGATTCGCGATGAGCGCGCCGGCCGAGCTCACCCGCGTCGGGCCGGCGGAGTTCCAGCTTGCCAAGGGCTACCGCGAGGGAATGCGCGTGCCGGTGCGGATCTTCGCGACCGAGAAGCTGGTCCGCGCGATGGACGACCAGGTCTTCGTGCAGGCCGCGAACGTCGCGACCCTGCCGGGCATCGTCGGCTCGAGCCTGTGCATGCCCGACGCGCACTGGGGCTACGGCTTTCCGATCGGCGGCGTCGCGGCGATCGATGCCGAGCACGGAGTGATCTCGCCGGGCGGGATCGGCTTCGACATCAACTGCGGAATGCGGCTGGTGCGCTCGGACCTGGTCTGGGCCGAGGTCGAGCCCGAGATCGTGCGGCTGGTGAACGCGCTCGCCGCGCGCGTTCCCGCGGGGGTGGGCTCGAGCGGCTTCGTCTCGCTCACGCGCGCCGAGTTCGGCGACGTGCTCCGCGAGGGCGCGGGCTGGGCTCTGCGGAAGGGCTTCGGCAGCGAAGAGGACCTCGCCTGCACCGAGGCGCGCGGCTGCTTTTCCGGCGCCGATCCGGAGGCGGTCTCGGCGAAGGCGATCGCGCGCGGTCTCGATCAGCTCGGAACCCTGGGCTCGGGAAACCACTACCTGGAGATCCAGCTGCTGCGCAGCGAGGGCGTGTTCGACCGCGATCTCGCGAGCGCCTTCGGGCTTTCCGAGCCCGGGCAGGTGGTGCTGATGTTCCACTGCGGAAGCCGCGGCTTCGGCCACCAGGTGGCGACGGACTACCTCGACCGCTTCCTGCGCGCGATGCCAGCGAAGTACGGCCTCGAGGTGATCGACCCGGAGCTGGCCTGCGCGCCGTTCGGCTCCGAGGACGGCCGCGCCTACTACGCAGCCATGTGTTGCGCGGCGAACATGGCGTTCGCGAACCGGCAGGTGATCCTCCACCGCATCCGCGAGGTCCTCGCCGAGGTCTTCGGGCGCGCGCCCGATGCGCTCGGGCTGCGCACCGTCTACGACGTCGCGCACAACACCGCGAAGCTCGAGACGCACGACGTCGGCGGCCGGCCACGCCGGCTGCTCGTGCACCGCAAGGGCGCCACCCGCGCCTTTCCTCCCGGGCACCCGGAGCTGCCGGCTTCCTATCGCCGCACCGGTCAGCCCGTGATCATCGGCGGCAGCATGGAGACCGGCTCGTACCTGCTCGCCGGCGTCGCGTCGGGGAGCGCGAGCTTCTACAGCACCGCGCACGGCAGCGGCCGCACGATGAGCCGCACCCGCGCGCGCAAGCTCGTGCGCGGCGGCACGCTGCAGCGCGCGATGCGCGAGCGCGGCATCGTCGTGCGCGCGGCATCGATCGAAGGACTCGCCGAGGAGGCGGGGCTCGCCTACAAGAGCGTCGACGAGGTGGCCGAGGCGACCGAGCTCGCCGGGCTCTCGCGGCGTGTGGCGCGGCTCGTGCCGGTCGGGAACGTGAAGGGATGACCGGCGACGAGACGTTCCGCTTCGTCGACGACGTGACCAGCGATCTCACCTTCGAGGCGCGCGGCGCGACGCTCGCTGGCGTGTTCGAGGCGGCGTCGGAGGCGCTTCTCGCCGCGGCGGTGGAGCGGCCGGAGGCCGTTCGCGAAGTCGTCGAGCGGCGCGTCGAGCTAGTCGACACGCGTCTGGACTGGCTGCTGCGCCGCTTCCTCTCGGAGCTGGTCTACCTGCTGGACGCGGAGCACCTGGTCTTGCGCGCGCGAAGCGTCGAGGTGCGCGGCGAGGCGCCCGAGCTCCGGCTCGACGCGGTCCTGGTCGGAGAGACGTTCGACCGCGAACGGCACGTCGCGGCCAACGACGTCAAGGCGGTGACCGCGTACGGCCTCTCGGTCGCTCGCGACGAGCGCGGCGAGTGGCGCGCGCGCGTCACGCTGGACGTTTGAGCCGCTAGCGCTCCCAGCTCACGCGCAGCAGGTCTCCCTCCTGGGCCCAGGGCGCGTGCAGCGTGCCGCGGTAGGACTTGAACAACGCGACGCCGATCGCGTGCGCGAGGTGCACGTCGGTGGTCGTCACGACGATCGCGTCGCCCGCGTCGCGAATCTCCATCAGCCGGTTCAGCGGACGCACGGCCTTCTCCTTCGCCTCCAGGTTGCGCACGACGCCGAGCAGCTCCTCGCGGTGCGACCGCGCGAACTCGCCGCGCAGCGTGAGCTCGCCCGCGGGGTACTTGTCGCGGATGCGCTGATCCGCGGGGCAGACCTCGCGGCGCGTGCCGGTGGGTTTGGCCACGGCGGCCCAGCGCCAGCGCCCGCCTCGGAAGATCGCCTTGCAGTCCGGACACACGGTCACGTCGGGAAGTTTGGTCGCGACCTTCTTCACCTTCTTGCGATAGGTGTCGCCCTGCGCTTCACGGCGCGCGGGCTGCGGGCGTCCGCCGCGTTTTCCGGCCAGCTCTTTCTTCGGCTGCTTGCTCTTCAAGTCGCTTGCTCCTGTTCCACTAGGTCATGTCGGGCATGCCCGGTCCGCGCTCGGCCGGCTTCTCCTCGATCTCGGTCAAGGTGCCTTCGGCGAGCAGGAGCACACCGGCCACGGAGACCGCGTTCTCGAGCGCCGAGCGCACCACTTTCGTCGGGTCGATGATACCCGCCTCGATCAGATCCACGTAATCGCCGCGCGCGGCGTTGAATCCCAGCGCGCCGCTTCCCGCGCGCATCCGGTCCACGACCACGCCCGCATCGAGGCCGGAGTTGACCGCGATCTGGCGCGTCGGAGCCTCCAGCGCCCTGCGCAGGATGCGCGCTCCGGTGGCCTCGTCTCCGCTGCACTTCGCCTCGAGCCCGGCGACCGCGTCGATCGCGCGAAGCAGCGCGAGTCCGGCCCCGGGCACCACCCCCTCCGCTACGGCGGCCTTCGTCGCGCTGATGGCATCGTCGAAAGCCTCCTTGCGGCTCTTCATCTCGGCTTCGGAGGGCGCGCCGACGCGGATCAGCGCCACGCCGCCGGCGAGCTTGGCGAGCCGCTCCTCGAGCTTCTCGCGGTCGTAGTCCGAGGTGGTGGCCTCGATCTGCCGGCGCAGCTCTTCGCAGCGGCCGGCGATCGCCTTCGGGTCGCCGCCCCCGCCGATGATCGTGGTGTCGTCCTTGTCGATCACGATTCGCTTGGCGTGGCCGAGCTCGGTGAGCTCGAGGTTCTCGAGCTTCATGCCGAGCTCCTCGGCGACGAGCGTGCCCCCGGTCAGGATCGCCATGTCCTGGAGCATCGCTCTGCGCCGGTCGCCGAAGCCGGGCGCCTTGACCGCGCAGGTCTGCAGCGTGCCGCGAAGCTTGTTCACGACGAGCGTCGCGAGCGCTTCGCCCTCGACCTCCTCCGCGACGATCAGGAACGAGCGGCCCGCCTTCACGATCTGCTCGAGGAGCGGCAGCAGATCCTTCATCGACGCGATCCGCTTCTCGTGCAGGATCACGTACGGATCCTCGAGCACCGCCTCCATCTTCTCGGCGTCGGTGATGAAGTACGGCGAGAGGAATCCCCGGTCGAACTGCATGCCCTCGACCACCTCGAGCGCGGTCTCGGTGCCCTTGGCCTCCTCGACCGAGACGATGCCCTCGGAGCCGACCTTCTCGACCGCTTCGGCGACGAGCTCGCCGATCGAGGTGTCGCCGTGCGCCGAGATGGTCGCGACCTGCGCCTTCTCGCGCCGGCTCGTGACCGGCTTGGAGATCGATCGCAGCGACTCGACGGCGGTCTTCACCGCCTGGTCCAGCCCTCGCTTCAGATCGATCGCGCTCGCCCCCGCCACCACGTTGCGGACGCCCTCGGCGAAGATCGCGTGCGCGAGGATCGTCGATGTCGTGGTGCCGTCTCCGACGGCCTCGCCGGTCCGGACCGCGGCCTCGCGCAGCATCTGGGCGCCGAGGTTCTGCTCCGGGTCGGGCAGGGCGATGCGCCGGGCGATCGTGACTCCGTCGTCGCAGACGATCGGCGTGCCGAATTTCTTCTCGATCAGGATCGACTTCGATTTCGGGCCCAGCGTGACGCGGACCGCGTCGGCCAGGGCCGTGACCCCGGCGAGTATTTTCTCTCTGGCCTGGTCCCGGAAGAGCAGTTTGGTGTGAGCCATGCGCCAACGCGGAGCAATCGGCGTGCCCGGGGCAGCCACGCTCCTTGCGGCCGATTGACTCGCTCGTGAGCCGTGCGTACACATTCGCGAGTACGAGTGCGCAGGGCGCGGGTGCGAGACTGGCTCGCGGCTTGCACCTGCATCGAGCCGACCAGCTCCACAGGAGGACCGAATGAAGATCCAACGAGGAATCGTGGTGTCACTTGCCGCGCTTGCACTGAGTGTCTCCGCATGCGCGACGAGCGGAGACATCGAGCGTCTCGACGCGAAGATCGACGCCCTGTCCAAGAGCACGGACAGCCGGATCACCGCCGCCGAGCAGCGCGCTGCTGCGGCCGAAGCTGCGGCGAAGGCGGCTGCGGCGCAGGCCCAGGCCGCGGCCGCCTCCGCCGACGCATCCGCGCGGAAGACCGAGGCGATCTTCAACAAGTCGATGACGAAGAGCGGTCGCTGACCGCTTCGGTCACTCTGCGGGCTTGAGTCTTCCGATCCGGACTGGTGCGCCGCGTGCTTCCTGGATCACGCGGCGCACCAGGTCGTGATCGATCGAGCTGCCGTCGACCACGCCCAGCGCGTCGAGCACGATCAGCTCGACCAGGGTGGCCTGTGGCGCATCGGGGGCGAGGTCGTACTCGTCGCGATGCGCCTCGAGATAGAGTTCGCCGTCGCGCGTCCCGAGCTTCACCGGCTGGTACACCAGCCGGATTCGCGTGCCGAGATTCGTGCGATCGAAGAGCGCGCGCATGTCGTCGTTGTACAGGCGGATGCAGCCGTGGGTCGCGATCCGTCCGATCGACCAGACGTTGTTCGTGCCGTGGATCCCGTAGCTGCTCGAGCCGATCGTCAGCCAGCGGTCGCCGAGCGGGTTCTCGGGACCCGGAGGCACCACGGCGGGAAGCGCCGGATTCTCGGCGCGGATCGACTCCGGCACGTTCCAGTGCGGATTCATGCGCTTGCCACCGACGCGGAACTCGCCCACCGGGGACGGGTCCTCGGCGTCGCCGATCGCGATCGCGAGCACGATCGGCCGCAAAGGATCGACGCTGAAGTCGTACAGGCGCATCTCGGGAAGGTTGATCAGCAGCCCCTCACGCGGCGCGTTGGGCAGGATGTACTCGGTCGGGAGCGAGACGCGCGTTCCGGCGGGCGGCACCCAGATGTCGACCTCGGGGTTCAGGTTCACGACCTGGCGGAAGCCGAGTCCGTCTCGCTCCGCGATGTCGAGAAGCGTGTCTCCGCGCTCCACCACGACGACGCGCGGCGCACCGAGCACGGGCTGCAAGCTCGCCGCCGCCTGATCTCGCGCCGCGCCGACGAGCAGCGGCAGGAGCGAGACGGCGATCAGCGCTCGGGATCGTCGGGGATGCGGATTCCCGAGAGCGAGGGCGCGCTCGTCCAGCGGTCCTCGTCCGAGTCGTAGCTTCCGCCGCGTCGCTCGGCGCAGGCGAAGCAGAGCACGGAGTCCTCGCCGAAGGCGAAGCCCCGCTCCGCGGCGCGAGAGATCTGCGCTCCGCAGTCCGCGCAGGCGACCTGATCTTCCAGTTCCTCTCGGTGCGTCATGCGCTCGCTCCTCGTGTTCGCATTTCGTCTGCCCGGCCGCCATTCTACGCAGCGCTGCGCGCGCAGCGAACGCAGACCGCGGTGCCCGGCAGCGCGCGAAGTCGAGCGACCGGAATCTCCTTGCCGCACGACTCGCAGTGGCCGAGCCGACCCTGCTTCGCACGGAAGAGCGCGTGGTCGAGCGCTTCGAGCCTTCGCGCGGAGAGCGCGGCGAGCGGCTCGTCGATCAGGCGTTCGACCGAGTGCGCCGCGCGCTCGGCTTCGTCCATCGGCACCTCGCGCATCTCGCGCGTGGCCTCGAGCTCGATCTGCTGCACGCGCCCGAGCTGCCGGAGGATCCGCGTCCGCTCCGCGCGCAGCTCGGTGACCAGGGTCTCGAGCTCCTGCACGCGCGAATCCGGTCGCCGCGCGGAGCCCGCTTCGGTGCCGCCCGCGAGCGAGCGCAGCACGTCCGTCTCGGAGAGGATTCCCACCAAGCGTCCCGCGTCGACGACGGGCAGGCAGCCGATGCGGAAGCGCGCGAGCGTGCCCGCAGCCTCGGCGACGCTCGTCTTCGGCGTCGTGGTGAGCGGGCCGTGGGTCATCACCTCGGCGACGCTCAGGTCCCGCGCGCCTTCGCGCTCGTCGACGCTCGGAGGCCGGCGCAGGCTGACCGAGAACGGAAACGCGGCGCGCAGGTCGTCCACCGAGAGGACGCCGATCAGGCTCCCGCGCCGGTCTACGACGGGCAGATGGCGGATTCCGGAATCGATCATGAGATCCAACGCCGCGAGCGCGGCGGCGTCCGGCTCGATCGTCGTCG encodes:
- a CDS encoding HPF/RaiA family ribosome-associated protein; protein product: MQASCKTPDDDHQAVSREPTVPDIEIHWDHLEEVSEAQKAEAEARLRALATQHDDLLSLRVSGRYSAHHRRGDREVRIVGKAKGRDLFVSRSRPELSRALHDAVDAFEHEARNLRSRRVARPPQRRDSPPHLGLVDRVLVGEGYGFIVTDDGRSVYFHRNAVSGGLAFERLEEGQRIRLNLEPGEEGLQATVVLPAPPDTPSP
- a CDS encoding CBS domain-containing protein; its protein translation is MIPKAQDVMQTGIVSVGPSTPLLDVHRLFTEEEISGAPVVDDDGTLLGVITSTDLIRAVEEEHDSGRVAQDYFRDLLPYSSPDWASGPEDFQDRLREIRAEDVMTVEVLTVAPETPIPLVARALREHRIHRVFVSHDTQLVGVISAFDLLELVENWKD
- a CDS encoding RtcB family protein; this encodes MSAPAELTRVGPAEFQLAKGYREGMRVPVRIFATEKLVRAMDDQVFVQAANVATLPGIVGSSLCMPDAHWGYGFPIGGVAAIDAEHGVISPGGIGFDINCGMRLVRSDLVWAEVEPEIVRLVNALAARVPAGVGSSGFVSLTRAEFGDVLREGAGWALRKGFGSEEDLACTEARGCFSGADPEAVSAKAIARGLDQLGTLGSGNHYLEIQLLRSEGVFDRDLASAFGLSEPGQVVLMFHCGSRGFGHQVATDYLDRFLRAMPAKYGLEVIDPELACAPFGSEDGRAYYAAMCCAANMAFANRQVILHRIREVLAEVFGRAPDALGLRTVYDVAHNTAKLETHDVGGRPRRLLVHRKGATRAFPPGHPELPASYRRTGQPVIIGGSMETGSYLLAGVASGSASFYSTAHGSGRTMSRTRARKLVRGGTLQRAMRERGIVVRAASIEGLAEEAGLAYKSVDEVAEATELAGLSRRVARLVPVGNVKG
- a CDS encoding archease, coding for MTGDETFRFVDDVTSDLTFEARGATLAGVFEAASEALLAAAVERPEAVREVVERRVELVDTRLDWLLRRFLSELVYLLDAEHLVLRARSVEVRGEAPELRLDAVLVGETFDRERHVAANDVKAVTAYGLSVARDERGEWRARVTLDV
- a CDS encoding ATPase, whose protein sequence is MKSKQPKKELAGKRGGRPQPARREAQGDTYRKKVKKVATKLPDVTVCPDCKAIFRGGRWRWAAVAKPTGTRREVCPADQRIRDKYPAGELTLRGEFARSHREELLGVVRNLEAKEKAVRPLNRLMEIRDAGDAIVVTTTDVHLAHAIGVALFKSYRGTLHAPWAQEGDLLRVSWER
- the groL gene encoding chaperonin GroEL, whose product is MAHTKLLFRDQAREKILAGVTALADAVRVTLGPKSKSILIEKKFGTPIVCDDGVTIARRIALPDPEQNLGAQMLREAAVRTGEAVGDGTTTSTILAHAIFAEGVRNVVAGASAIDLKRGLDQAVKTAVESLRSISKPVTSRREKAQVATISAHGDTSIGELVAEAVEKVGSEGIVSVEEAKGTETALEVVEGMQFDRGFLSPYFITDAEKMEAVLEDPYVILHEKRIASMKDLLPLLEQIVKAGRSFLIVAEEVEGEALATLVVNKLRGTLQTCAVKAPGFGDRRRAMLQDMAILTGGTLVAEELGMKLENLELTELGHAKRIVIDKDDTTIIGGGGDPKAIAGRCEELRRQIEATTSDYDREKLEERLAKLAGGVALIRVGAPSEAEMKSRKEAFDDAISATKAAVAEGVVPGAGLALLRAIDAVAGLEAKCSGDEATGARILRRALEAPTRQIAVNSGLDAGVVVDRMRAGSGALGFNAARGDYVDLIEAGIIDPTKVVRSALENAVSVAGVLLLAEGTLTEIEEKPAERGPGMPDMT
- a CDS encoding CBS domain-containing protein; the protein is MPSVAELMTPGPTTIEPDAAALAALDLMIDSGIRHLPVVDRRGSLIGVLSVDDLRAAFPFSVSLRRPPSVDEREGARDLSVAEVMTHGPLTTTPKTSVAEAAGTLARFRIGCLPVVDAGRLVGILSETDVLRSLAGGTEAGSARRPDSRVQELETLVTELRAERTRILRQLGRVQQIELEATREMREVPMDEAERAAHSVERLIDEPLAALSARRLEALDHALFRAKQGRLGHCESCGKEIPVARLRALPGTAVCVRCARSAA